The stretch of DNA CTCAACCGCAGACCTGAATTCAGGGCTGAACCGCATGTGTCTTGGTCAGAGCGGTCAGGACGATAAAGCGCCGGAAGGTCCGAGCTGGAGAGCCGAGGGAGAGGAGGCGGAAGAGAGGAGAAGCAGCGGCAGCTCGGAGGAGTATTTTGAAGCAGAGGAAAGCCTGGAGGTGCTGGGCAGGACTAGGGGGTCAGTCACAGGGGGGCGCAACTCTTGTGCTAGGTCCAAGTCATGGGACCATGGAGGTAGAGACCTGAGCAGCTCAGGATCCTCTGGGTCTTCCTATAAGTCTCTGGATAACTCGAATGAATTCCTACCCAGGACACCACCGCACACGAGAAGAGGACTTTTCATCGATGGGTGAGTCAAACTAAGAAATTATagttacatttgaaatgataCTGTAGATGATGTTAGTATCTGGTCCTACACTGCTGCCTTCTGCGAGCTAGttatttggttattttggtCTTTAtcccaaaaatgtgttttagatCTATGCAAAAACACGCAGAAAATCTCTGCCACTGTATTAAAAAATTGCtaaagatgaagaagaacagactcctgctgtgaggctgcaggtaccTCTGATAGAGTATGTCCTTAAACTAGAGATGCAACTAATGATTagtttcataattgattaatctgtcgattattttctcgtttagtccataaaatatcagaaaaatgattcacttttaatgatttctttgtcatccagggcaaagaaatgaaggaaatactcacatttaagaagcttaaacaatcggaaatctgttttcatcatgaaaaaagctttgaaccgattcatcgattatcaaaatagttgtcggattaatttagtaatcgattaattgtttcagctctacctTAAACCGCTTTTGTGGTGTTTGATCCCGCTGCGTTTCCATTAATGTTCTGCAGCTTGTCCTCCAGTGGCTCAGAGCTGAGAATGGTTTGAAGCCTCTTTAGTTTTTTAGGGtggttagtaacacattttcctgtggggtgacaaagtcacaAGAGATATTCTTCATCACTTTTACAAAGCACTTGAAGAGGAAAGCAACTATCTGCACGTTATCTGCACGCGTGATTCACTTCCCTCCGTGTTTTCACAGGGAGTCGCCAACCAAGTTGGACAGAGAGGTCCTGTCGGCGGTCAACGGCATAGACATCGATCCTCAGAAGTTTCCCAGCATTCATAAGTGGAAGAGCACAATGACGTCATACTCGGCCTCAGACATGCAGGGGTGAGTAAAGCATTGTGTTTGAGCAGAGAAATGCACGACCTCAGAGTCTGGAGTCTTCTTTTCTAGCAACATTAGTAtacacagggttcccacaggtcgtTGAAAGTCAGGTTTTGAAATCACCGTAAATAGACATTGAaatttgtgcaagaaagaagttactGTAACTTGATgggatgtctgggaaatgaaaattccatgATAACAAAGACGGGTTTGTCCAAGATCCCGAGAACAGACCGTGGACACCATGTGCagaagttgccctcccatcttaagcggTGTCGGCACATTGAACTTGaggaaattggtcctggaaagtccttgaatttgatctcaaccaaggtgtgggaaccctgtgtgTATTATATCTGCACTAACAGGATCTCCTTTTAAAGCAACAGTACAGACATTTAATTTGTGAGTGTCTCTAATGATGACAGACGTGTATAAATCTCCCCTCACTGACAAAGACGTTTTAAGTTTTGTGCTGCAATGATGAATCgttttcattattgattcatGTGTCGATCATTTTTCTCAATTCATTGATTCAGTTGTTTGGTGAAAGAAATTCATTCACGTCTAAGAAAagtgcatttattcatttatgcatGGAAACAGATGAAGATAATGGGAGTGAGAACAGCCTGTGATAAATGGCAGGAGGTGGTAAATGAGAGATGGTACAGTCAAGTCAACAGTATATGCAAtgcttttaagtgtgtttttatatttttgaattattgcaatgaaattgttttatggagcaaaagaaaccagaaaatattcacatttaagaagctgaaaaatcagagaaatttgttttaattattaaaaaaaacaaaaaaaaaacacttggtgATTAATTTGTTACTCAGTGAATCATTGTTTAATCgtagttattatttatttattcacctcATTGTCTCTTATTATTCTCCGTCTAATTCCTTTTACTgaatttttaataaatttgatTAAATTTGCAATCTCTTGATATTTAAGTATGAAATCAGAGTTTTATTTAGCACTGACcggtctttgtttgtttgttgtccagCTGGCCGAGCCCCGCGGTGGTCAAACCGCGCCTCAGGATGCCTCACCAGACTCCCGGCTCCCCGGTCAGTGACCTGATGTCTCCCAGCAGTCGCTTCAGTCCCGCGCGACACGCTGCCTCGCCGGACTTCAGCCCCAGCCGTTACAGCCCTGCCAACGCGAGCTACATCCAGCGCATTCGCCTCAAGCACTTAAACGAGCCTGCGATTTAACCTCCTCCCCTTTTGGCCATACCCCTCCCTCTTAAGCCCCACCTTTCCTCCCCACTGAAACTCCCCCTGGCTGCAGCGAGCGAGGCGTCGTCTCCTCCAGAGCTCAGAAACCACATACCTAACACAAATATGCACAAGTGTCTGGAAGATTTGTATTAATGTATGGTACTACTACTACTCCGACTATGTAACACAGGAATTCTCATCACGTTGGGTCGTGGTGTACACTCAAGACtttaaaacaggacaaaaacGAAAAGAAACTCTGCTCATGTACGTACTGTATGGGTCTGGACCATTTTGAATTGACAGTCGTGTCATTTGTGGCGAGTGTGAAGCACCTGTAGTCGACCTTTTTTCAATATTCTGAATGGAAGCCGCAGCCCTGCCCCCAAAACGTTAGTTGGTCACTAAAACCGTGGCGAGGattctgtcactttttaaaaaaaagaaataaaaaaaaaaaggctcaatgtcaatattttaaaatttatttttttgtatgttgGTCAGTAGCAcaaaaatttaaatgtttttattattaatggtATTATTAAAACCGACTGCCATTTCCTGTGTTTCTCCCCTCAGTCCAGGAATTGCCTTACTTTGCTGAAGTGACGGCGTcgctctgtctgtttgtgttggtCACGAGCGATTCTGGCAAAAACATGGCAACAACCGACGAGACTGAGGtcttccatgtttttattttgttcttcaATAAATGCATACGTGTTCTATCTTCTCTCAGTGGTTTCTGGACGTGTCTCGACTGCAGCCTCAGACTctgcaatttttcttttttaccccCCTGAAATATATTTTCCACCACAAACGCACCCATCACTAAActatattattaaaacaagtattGGCTAAACTTTAAACTGGCTCAATCTGACACCTCCTTGACGCTGTATTACGCCAATCATCACAGGTGTGTGATTTAGGTGTTCCTTTCATTTAATGGCTTTAATCTGATTGGCTGAAAGCTCGATGGAGCTAAATATCGATTCACAGCGGTACAATTACTAATCTGACACATATTAAATATAGAAGAATATTGCCTAATGGAGCTTTAACACCCCCAGTTATTTGTCATCCACCTCAATTTGGCACAATCCTGCAGTTGTGTGTGAAAACCTGCTGTATCCAAATGACAGTATTTTAAAGCAGGGGATGAGTTGATCCTTTCTGTTTAGCTACAGACGAGAGAAATGAGTGTTCtgaatgtatttcttttttttttaaaccttttatcCGGGAGCACAAACTACTTCACTGAGAAGATTGTACTGTCATCGTTGTCGTGCTCTCAGGTGACGACTGATCCGATTCTGGTCTCATGAATGTGGAACTTAGCAAAAACGCACCTGAACAACTTAAAATGAGCTTTGTGTGCTTTTAGCATTCTGTGctttataaaaaaaggaaaacaacccAGAACTTTAATGGTGATTCTCTTTCTGTATGTTGGAAATCTCATTGCTttcaatcaattaattaattaataaaaacatcactccTCCTTTACAGCCCAGTGTGTCCAAGTGCTGTTCTTCACTCGTTTCTGCAACAGCGGCGTCAGCAAAGTCAAACAAGCAAAGAAACGGTGGCGTTCAAAAATGGTACTTTATTCACTTTGGCTCCTGCACTGTACAACACGATTCTCTCTTCTGTGATCACAGGTAAAGCTGACAGCACGACTTGCATTTACAACAGCTATACAAATACTTGCTCTCCTGTTGAGTCATTCATTACTAAGCAAACAAAACATGGGCGATGACTTGagttgctgcagcctcattgcGAGCCCCGTCCTCGTGGTACTGCTGGAGGACGGTAGAGAGGTTGAGAGCCGTTCTTGTTGCATGAAAGAGGTTCAGTGTGAATCCCTCCATCACCACACAGTCAACACATGCTGCTCATTAATTGAATGGCTTTTTGGAAACCAACAAATGGAAAcatatggcccttttccactatggttcCGGCTCGGCTCGCCACGGCACAGGTTGCATCTCCAttccaaaaaaagtacctactctacgtgggcagagtcatcactgcacagctgcgtGAAGCTGTGGTGACATAATTTTAGACGAGTGACTTATAAGgcagttttcagtgtaacttGATCAAATCACTAAAATCAGTTAATTAAGCAAAATCACCAagacagtcatagtatagtatgtcgtctaaaatcactcgaaaaagtcatactatagtatgtcgtcccaaatcactcaaaaaagtcatggtatagtatgtcgtcccaaatcactcaaaaaagtcatggtatagtatgtcgtccaaaatcagcccaaaaagtcatagtatagtatgttgtccaaaatcactcaaataagtcatactatagtatttcgtccaaaatcaccccaaaaagtcatagtatagtatgtcgtccaaaatcactcaaaaaggtcatagtatagtatgtcgtccaaaatcactgaaaaaggtcaaactatagtatgtcgtccaaaatcagcccaaaaagtcatagtatagtatgttgtccaaaatcactcaaataagtcatactatagtatttcgtccaaaatcaccccaaaaagtcatagtatagtatgtcgtccaaaatcactcaaaaaggtcatagtatagtatgtcgtccaaaatcagcccaaaaagtcatagtatagtatgtcgtccaaaatcactcaaaaaggtcaaactatagtatgtcgtccaaaatcagccaaaaaagtcatagtatagtatctcgtccaaaatcactcaaataagtcatagtatagtatgtcgtccaaaatcactgaaaaaggtcaaactatagtatgtcgtccaaaatcactcgaaaagtcatagtatagtatgtcgtccaaaatcactcaaataagtcatactatagtatgtcgtccaaaatcagcccaaaaagtcatactatagtatgtcgtccaaaatcactcaaataagtcatactatagtatgtcgtccaaaatcactcaaataagtcatactatagtatgtcgtccaaaatcagcccaaaaagtcatactatagtatgtcgtccaaaatcactcaaataagtcatactatagtatgtcgtccaaaatcactcaaataagtcatactatagtatgtcgtccaaaatacgcccaaaaagtcatactatagtatgtcgtccaaaatcactcaaataagtcatactatagtatgtcgtccaaaatcactcaaataagtcatactatagtatgtcgtccaaaatcagcccaaaaagtcatactatagtatgtcgtccaaaatcactcaaataagtcatactatagtatgtcgtccaaaatcagcccaaaaagtcatactatagtatgtcgtccaaaatcagcccaaaaagtcatactatagtatgtcgtccaaaatcactcaaataagtcatactatagtatgtcgtccaaaatcactcaaataagtcatactatagtatgtcgtccaaaatcagcccaaaaagtcatactatagtatgtcgtccaaaatcactcaaataagtcatactatagtatgtcgtccaaaatcactcaaataagtcatactatagtatgtcgtccaaaatacgcCCAGTGTGTCCAAGTGCTGTTCTTCACTCGTTTCTGCAACAGCGGCGTCAGCAAAGTCAAACAAGCAAAGAAACGGTGGCGTTCAAAAATGGTACTTTATTCACTTTGGCTCCTGCACTGTACAACACGATTCTCTCTTCTGTGATCACAGGTAAAGCTGACAGCACGACTTGCATTTACAACAGCTATACAAATACAACCTCAGTTTTGGTTTAAAAATCCCCCTCGTGTGTAAAAAAGTCTCAGTTACATTCAGGACGTGTTGCCGTTATCGACCTCTTGCCTCCTATGGCACGGACGCAACACCACTGACAGAGTCCCTGATAATTTGACAGTTTACAGTTCAATTACAAATATTAACATCAAAATCAACTTTCAAGACACTTAATGAGAAAACTGAGATTTAAAAGGAGTCCCAAAACTTTActctgcgtgtttgtgtgcggTCATCAGGTCCGTGTTAGTTTGTCAGGCGGCATGAATCCCGCGTCTCCCAGAGTTCTGAGGGCGACTCTGCCGCTGGGTCGGATCGTGAGCCACGTGATGCTGCCGTTGTTCAAGCCGATGCGTAACCAGCCTTCAGGAGGAAACTGCAGGGCCCTGAAAGAACAGGAATGACCAAAAGTGAGCATTTACTGAAGCtactttatatttacatttaaaattaaagaaacatCCCTGCAAACCAGAAGCATGGGAACCACTAAGAGCAGAGTAACATGAAGTCAATCAGAGACTCTTCTGAGACAAATCTGCAGCATAGAAACAATGCATAGCAGAGCAGGAGGCCACCTTCTGGTGCCAGAACACCCCTCtgcatgcgacacacacacctgcacacaaaaTAGCGGATGACGTTGGCGTGACACACGATGATCTCATAGCTGTCCTCCTTCTGCTCGGGGTTGGCGCGGTGGATGTAGCGGCGGAAGGCTGCCTCGATGCGAGCCCCGTCCTCGTGGTACTGCTGGAGGACGGTAGAGAGGTTGAGAGCCGTTCATGTTACATGAAAGAGGTTCAGTGTGAATCCCTCCATCACACCACAGTCAACACATGCTGCTCATTCACACTGTGAGGAATGTACGAAGAGAATTTAATGGCTTTTTGGAAACCAACAAATGGAAAcatatggcccttttccactatggttcCGGCTCGGCTCGCCACGGCACACGTTGCATCTCcattacaaaaaaagtacctattattattctgtttggTTCATATTAAGgtcagttacacacacattacccctCATGCACACCTTACACTACTGACTGCACTGATATTCAcactatatgtatatagtagTATTACATATAGTAAGTATATAGTAAATATTTAGCTGTTCATTTCGTAATTTGACTTTTGTTCAATAAATTACTTTGTTATTCCTTAAAGTGGTGTGTCTCGCATATTTGTCATGCCTTTAGAGTCAGGGTGTGACAGAGGTTAGTTACTGCATGCTGGAAACAATGTGTGTTGGTTTGCAATGTTGACACTGGACTGGTAGATCTCGGGAGGTTGGCTACTTGAAAAGTAGATCTTGGGTCAAAAAAGGTTGGGCACCCCTGCTATAGTGTGTCATCGAaaatcgtccaaaatgagacaaaaaaaaagtcatgctaaagcatgttgtccaaaatgagacaaaaaagtcatactttatagcatgttgtccgaaatgagacaaaaaagtcatactttatagtatgttgtccgaaatgagacaaaacagtcatacgatagcatgttgtccaaatgagacaaaaacgtcaaactatatagtatgttgtccaaaatcacccgaaaaagtcaaaatatagtatgtcgtccaaaatgagacaaaacagtcatacgatagcatgttgtccaaaatgagacaaaaaagtcatgccatagcatgttgtccaaaatgagacaaaaaagtcatgctatagcatgttgtccaaaatgagacaaaaaagtcatgctataggatgttgtccaaaatgagacaaaaaagtcatgctataggatgttgtccaaaatgagacaaaaaagtcatactatagtatgtcgcccaaaatcacctataagtcatattatagtacgttgtccaaaatgagacaaaaaagttatactatagaaTGTCATACAAAATCACCTataagtcatattatagtacgttgtccaaaatgagacaaaaaagttatactatagaaTGTCATACAAAATCACCTataagtcatattatagtacgttgtccaaaatgagacaaaaaagttatactatagaaTGTCATACAAAATCACCTataagtcatattatagtacgttgtccaaaatgagacaaaaaaagtcatgctatagcatgttgtccaaaatgagacaaaaaagtcatgctatatagcatgttgtccaaaatgagacaaaaaagtcatactatagtatgtcgcccaaaatcacctataagtcatattatagtacgttgtccaaaatgagacaaaaaagtcatgctatagcatgttgtccaaaatgagacaaaaaagtcatgctatagcatgttgtccaaaatgagacaataaagtcatactatatagtcagtcatcatctactgctttatcctctgccagagggtcgcggggggtgctgtgccaatctcagctacatcgggcgataggcggggtacaccctggacagttcgccagtccatcgcagggccacacacagatagagacgaacaaccattcactctcacactcactcctatggtcaatttagagtgtccaatttacctatccccacattgcatgtttttggactgtgggaggaagccggagaacccggagagaacccacgcacacacggggagaacatgcaaactccatgcagaaaggcccttgttccaaccggggctcgaacccgggtcttctcgctgcaaggcgagagtgctaaccactatacctcCATGTGGCcccatactatatagtatgttgtccaaaatgagacaaaaaaagtcatactatagtatgtcgtccaagatgagacaaaaagtaatactatagtttgttgtccaaaatgagacaaaaaagtcatactatagtatgttgtccaaaatgagacaaaacaagtCACACTGTaatatgttgtctaaaatcgcctgaaaaagtcatactacagtatgttgtccaaaatgacactattctagtggaaacgcaacttaaccgtgccgaggcgagccggtggaaacacaccaatAGTCCCTTGGAAATGTCTGGTTGATCTGGTTTGAATCAGATTGTGGCTGTTAATCTGAACATAACCACAGTGTACTGGGCAGGACTTTGTCACTGTGCGTTTTGTGCTGGataagtaaagctttatttacgTATTCTGCATCATTTTAATCCTAAACAAGCATTTGACATGTTTGcctgtacatacacacaagaAGCAAAAATCTATacaaagaaatgcaaataaagaaTGTTTGAATCCACAGTCTGTTCCCTGTGGTCGAGTGGGTTTAGTTTCTCTCACCACAGCTTCAGGCTTCCAGTGAGAGACCGGAGGTACAGGCTCGATTGGTGCGCCCTCCCTCAGCAGATCACAGCGCACCAGCTCCACTCCTGGACCCGTACCACGTTAAGGACAAGGAAAATATGTTAATATACATTTGTGACGTTCAGCATTTCAGCTGTAGGTGTTATTGTAAAGATGAACAGGATCAGTGCAGGGTATTTTGCATAGTTTGAGGATATCCTCAGAaacatttactttttactttttcatcaaaaataGTTGCAACTTTAAGCCATAAACAGAATATGGATGACAAATGCCACGTTCTAATCAAAAAACAAGGCAATTTAACTGGAAGAAGATGTCAAACTAAAAAACTATTCGATTTTTTGTTGGTGATCCGAATCCAGATCAATACTTATTCTAGTTTATCCATTCATTCACCTGCCACACTGTGTTGACTGGGTGTGTGACAGTGCATCAGTGAGAGGCAGTGAACACTACCTGGAAGGTGTTTGCTGATGATATGAGCCGTCTCCGTGGCCCTGGACATGCTGGAGTGAATCAGGACGTCGTACTTCAGTCCCAGCGCTGCCAGCCTCTGGCCCGTCAATTCAGCCTGTTCACGACCTGGAGGTGGAGTAACGGTCATTAACACACAACTGGTCAATCAGACCTGTAACCAAAGTGTGAAATTTGGATGGGACGTCCAGGAGAAGGGTCGTTCTCTAACAGTCACAAGCTATAGATTTCAAGTTACtcaaagggaaaaaacaactagACCTAATGGAGTAAGGATCCTCTCCTTGTCGGTGTTCCCACTCAGGTTGTACTGGGAGTGTCTGATGAGGAGAATGTTGCGCGTAGCTTTGGGTTTGCTGTTGTCCTGCTCAGAGCTGAGGTCCTCagatttcttctccttcttcttcccaTTGGCCACGACGGAAGGGTCTCTcctaaacacacatttgaacacAGATTATTACACCTGCTGGTCCATGATCATCGCAGTCACCAAACTGTGGATGCTGTGTGCCACAAAGTTCACCAGCAGATGTgctttgtttgtctgctttCCTGTTTTCATGGAAACgtttcactgttttgttttgttgaactTTTTTGGGTCACTCCCTTCTGTTGAGGATCATTTAAACAACTTTGAACTTTGTGAGACACTGTGATCTTGAGATTAGTTGTGGCTCTGTCGAACGTGGTTAACTTGACGGCACGGAAATCTGGATTAACCGAGACACAGCCCCAGTTCTATTAAAAAATCCCACGACCAAACTCTGTTTTTACACACTACAACTGTATGAGGGAGGGATAAGGATCACAAAAATCACACCACAACTTAATAGTGTACGGTCCATTAATAATCTGATATTTAACTGAGATTTGGAGTGACAGTCCACCCGTAGAAACCTGAATATGGGGGAAATGGAGCGAGTATAACagtactgtacacacactgaGGCTGTCCTTTGTACCATGGCAGGAGTGGCAcaggtgtggtcttctgctgctgtagaccaTCTACTTAAAGGGTGTGTAAGGTATGACATGTGGTGTTTTCAAACATCTGGTCTTTTGCTCACTTGATTGTCAAGAAACACGATGTCAGTACATGaatataaagacattttctgaacagtgactttgtgttgtatttaaatcTCAGACCACTAGTTTGGCTGAAGACTTTGGTCCATATTACTCTTCTTCCACTCCTGTCAGTTATTTAGACCTA from Solea solea chromosome 8, fSolSol10.1, whole genome shotgun sequence encodes:
- the pgam5 gene encoding serine/threonine-protein phosphatase PGAM5, mitochondrial isoform X4, coding for MSYRKTIQLICGIAGGSVALVCAAAAADSRGYFGEQHGEAATRWSRFSVLRAAQPAWTPANPTPAPTGHAWDFNWDKRDPSVVANGKKKEKKSEDLSSEQDNSKPKATRNILLIRHSQYNLSGNTDKERILTPLGREQAELTGQRLAALGLKYDVLIHSSMSRATETAHIISKHLPGVELVRCDLLREGAPIEPVPPVSHWKPEAVYHEDGARIEAAFRRYIHRANPEQKEDSYEIIVCHANVIRYFVCRALQFPPEGWLRIGLNNGSITWLTIRPSGRVALRTLGDAGFMPPDKLTRT
- the pgam5 gene encoding serine/threonine-protein phosphatase PGAM5, mitochondrial isoform X3 — translated: MSYRKTIQLICGIAGGSVALVCAAAAADSRGYFGEQHGEAATRWSRFSVLRAAQPAWTPANPTPAPTGHAWDFNWDKRDPSVVANGKKKEKKSEDLSSEQDNSKPKATRNILLIRHSQYNLSGNTDKERILTPLGREQAELTGQRLAALGLKYDVLIHSSMSRATETAHIISKHLPGVELVRCDLLREGAPIEPVPPVSHWKPEAVQYHEDGARIEAAFRRYIHRANPEQKEDSYEIIVCHANVIRYFVCRALQFPPEGWLRIGLNNGSITWLTIRPSGRVALRTLGDAGFMPPDKLTRT
- the pgam5 gene encoding serine/threonine-protein phosphatase PGAM5, mitochondrial isoform X2 codes for the protein MSYRKTIQLICGIAGGSVALVCAAAAADSRGYFGEQHGEAATRWSRFSVLRAAQPAWTPANPTPAPTGHAWDFNWDKRDPSVVANGKKKEKKSEDLSSEQDNSKPKATRNILLIRHSQYNLSGNTDKERILTPLGREQAELTGQRLAALGLKYDVLIHSSMSRATETAHIISKHLPGPGVELVRCDLLREGAPIEPVPPVSHWKPEAVYHEDGARIEAAFRRYIHRANPEQKEDSYEIIVCHANVIRYFVCRALQFPPEGWLRIGLNNGSITWLTIRPSGRVALRTLGDAGFMPPDKLTRT
- the pgam5 gene encoding serine/threonine-protein phosphatase PGAM5, mitochondrial isoform X1, translated to MSYRKTIQLICGIAGGSVALVCAAAAADSRGYFGEQHGEAATRWSRFSVLRAAQPAWTPANPTPAPTGHAWDFNWDKRDPSVVANGKKKEKKSEDLSSEQDNSKPKATRNILLIRHSQYNLSGNTDKERILTPLGREQAELTGQRLAALGLKYDVLIHSSMSRATETAHIISKHLPGPGVELVRCDLLREGAPIEPVPPVSHWKPEAVQYHEDGARIEAAFRRYIHRANPEQKEDSYEIIVCHANVIRYFVCRALQFPPEGWLRIGLNNGSITWLTIRPSGRVALRTLGDAGFMPPDKLTRT